CACATTCCGGAGAGGACGAGCTGAATCTGGACGAATCGGTCCTGATGTTTTTCTCCAACATCCTGGCTTTCGATCATGTTCGCCAGCAGATCCTGATTATTGCCAACGTCTTCACCGAGGATGGACCTGCGCCGCTGGAAGTCAAGTACCGGAAGGCCGTCTCGGAAATCGAAGCTCTGGAAGACCGGTTGAATCGGCCGATGCCCGCGCCTGCCGCTCCTTCCCCCGACCAGGGCTCCCTCCAGGTGCGGTCGAATTTCACCAAGGAAGGATTCCTCAAGGCCGTTGAGCGGGCCAAGGAGTACATCAAGGCAGGCGACATATTCCAGGTAGTCCTCTCGCAGCGGCTTACCGTAGAGGTGGACGTCGATCCCTTCACCATCTATCGGTCGCTCCGAATGGTGAATCCGTCGCCCTACATGTTCTACCTTAGACTCAATGGTTTTTCGGTGATTGGGTCTTCTCCCGAACGGCTGGTCAAAATCACGGAGGGGAAGGCCTATTACCGTCCCATCGCCGGGACACGCCCGCGGGGCCGCCATGAGGACGAGGATGCACTCCTGGCGGAAGAACTCAAGGGCGACGCCAAGGAGCGAGCCGAGCACATCATGCTGGTAGACCTGGGTCGGAACGATCTGGGCAAGGTTTGCGAGTACGGCAGCGTGGAGCTGGTGGATCTGATGTTCGTGGAGCGCTATTCCCACGTCATGCACCTGGTGTCCACCCTGCGCGGTCGACTTCGTCCCGGCCTGGACCGCTTCGATGCATTGATGGCCTGTTTCCCGGCCGGCACCGTGACCGGCGCCCCCAAAGTGCGAGCCATGGAGATCATCGACGAGCTGGAGCCCAGCCTGCGGAGTGTCTACGCGGGGGCCATCCTTTATCTGGACTTCTCCGGCAATCTGGATTCCTGCATTTCCATTCGGACCCTGGTGGTGAAGGAGGGCAAGGCTTATGTCCAGGCGGGGGCCGGAATCGTGGCCGATTCGGTTCCGGAGAGGGAGTTTCAGGAAACCCTCAACAAGGCCCGGGCCCTCCTCAAGGCTCTCGAGTTGGCGGGGAAAGGACTGTAGGGGCAGCCCTTGTGGTTGCCCGGTTTCCCCGGAAAGGGATCGGT
This genomic window from Acidobacteriota bacterium contains:
- the trpE gene encoding anthranilate synthase component I yields the protein MIEPDYNQFTAYCRQGNVVPVHKAVTADVLTPVLAFLKIQDATTSAFLLESVEGGEKIARYSFLGCNPYLSFSSRGETVEIKRGGEVEQREGRLLEVMRNTTDRYRTVRVPGLPPFTGGAVGYFAYDTVRWIEDIPHSGEDELNLDESVLMFFSNILAFDHVRQQILIIANVFTEDGPAPLEVKYRKAVSEIEALEDRLNRPMPAPAAPSPDQGSLQVRSNFTKEGFLKAVERAKEYIKAGDIFQVVLSQRLTVEVDVDPFTIYRSLRMVNPSPYMFYLRLNGFSVIGSSPERLVKITEGKAYYRPIAGTRPRGRHEDEDALLAEELKGDAKERAEHIMLVDLGRNDLGKVCEYGSVELVDLMFVERYSHVMHLVSTLRGRLRPGLDRFDALMACFPAGTVTGAPKVRAMEIIDELEPSLRSVYAGAILYLDFSGNLDSCISIRTLVVKEGKAYVQAGAGIVADSVPEREFQETLNKARALLKALELAGKGL